In Dehalogenimonas etheniformans, one genomic interval encodes:
- a CDS encoding DUF2769 domain-containing protein: MDNSNPVKKAILGFNSALFCRCQSCPTYPGKNDPRVYCERGKSPLEIKRIKCLCPTCLVWKVNGFKDTFYCDTGKDPKSRI, translated from the coding sequence ATGGATAACTCTAATCCCGTAAAAAAGGCCATCCTCGGTTTTAATAGCGCCTTGTTCTGCCGTTGCCAGAGTTGTCCGACTTACCCGGGGAAAAACGATCCGCGAGTTTACTGCGAGAGGGGCAAAAGCCCCTTGGAGATCAAACGGATTAAATGCCTGTGTCCCACGTGTTTGGTGTGGAAAGTCAACGGTTTTAAAGATACTTTCTATTGCGATACGGGGAAAGACCCGAAGTCCAGAATATAG
- a CDS encoding FAD-dependent oxidoreductase gives MENIKWDSEVDVIVVGTGAAGSAAASVAFSKGSSVLMLEKGKMVGGTTMKSGGQPWIPNNVFLRNQGTVDDRQDCLKFMARGNYPQLYDPTNPHFGLMDQEYSLLEAYYDNGYKAIDYFMKIGACQFVLSQPVLPDYVDHVPENKVLRGRLVAPANPQGMTGFGIDLIKQFSKWIKDHGIPVLLNHRARRILLNDRREAVGVSAELPDGTVKNFRAKKAVVFGCGGFTHNRDLILHFQKGPTFGGCAVITNTGDLVYMGQAVGAQLSNMNCAWNAEIPLEPALELSSTPDDIWQPLGDSMILVNKYGKRVVNEKRNYNDRTKVHFYWDPVEQEYPNQILCMIYDQRTVDVYGDSPEPYPVPPPGTKENYVIEGKDWDDLSRNIRQRVAELAPRIGSWRLAEGFEENLKQTVLRFNQFANRGIDEDFQRGGFPYDVEWHTQIFSIPSKDTKWPENDRPNPTMYPFTASGPYYCILIAGGTLDTNGGPRIDPGAHILDTENRPIPGLYGAGNCIAAPMPNYIAGGATLGNALTFGYVAGLNAAEEKVKEIA, from the coding sequence ATGGAAAATATCAAGTGGGATTCGGAAGTTGACGTAATTGTCGTCGGAACCGGAGCAGCAGGTTCCGCAGCCGCATCGGTGGCTTTCAGCAAGGGGTCTTCAGTGCTGATGCTTGAAAAGGGCAAAATGGTCGGCGGCACCACCATGAAATCGGGTGGCCAGCCCTGGATCCCCAACAATGTCTTCCTCAGAAACCAGGGCACGGTTGATGATCGTCAGGATTGCCTGAAGTTCATGGCCAGGGGCAATTATCCCCAACTCTACGACCCGACGAACCCGCATTTCGGACTCATGGACCAGGAGTACAGCTTACTCGAGGCTTATTACGACAACGGGTACAAGGCGATCGACTATTTTATGAAGATCGGCGCCTGCCAATTTGTATTGTCACAACCGGTGCTTCCAGACTATGTCGACCACGTCCCAGAGAATAAAGTGCTGCGCGGCAGACTGGTGGCTCCGGCAAACCCCCAGGGGATGACAGGTTTTGGAATAGATTTGATCAAGCAGTTCAGTAAATGGATAAAAGATCACGGCATTCCGGTTCTCTTGAATCACCGCGCCCGGCGGATTTTATTGAACGACAGGCGAGAAGCCGTCGGTGTCAGCGCGGAATTGCCTGACGGCACCGTTAAAAACTTCAGAGCTAAAAAAGCTGTGGTCTTCGGTTGCGGCGGCTTCACCCACAACCGCGATTTGATCCTGCACTTTCAAAAAGGGCCGACCTTCGGGGGCTGCGCCGTCATCACCAACACCGGCGACCTGGTTTATATGGGCCAGGCCGTGGGCGCTCAACTCTCCAACATGAACTGCGCCTGGAATGCCGAGATTCCCCTGGAACCGGCACTGGAACTCTCCAGCACGCCTGACGACATCTGGCAGCCGCTCGGGGACAGTATGATTTTGGTCAACAAATACGGCAAACGGGTTGTCAATGAGAAGAGAAATTACAATGATCGGACCAAGGTTCATTTTTATTGGGACCCCGTTGAACAGGAGTACCCCAACCAGATCCTTTGTATGATCTACGATCAGCGCACCGTCGATGTGTACGGTGACTCGCCCGAGCCCTACCCTGTCCCGCCGCCCGGAACGAAGGAGAATTATGTCATAGAGGGCAAAGACTGGGACGATCTCAGCAGGAACATCAGGCAGCGGGTAGCCGAACTCGCGCCCCGGATCGGTAGTTGGAGGCTGGCAGAGGGTTTTGAAGAAAATCTGAAACAGACCGTGCTCCGTTTTAATCAATTCGCCAACCGCGGTATCGACGAGGACTTCCAGCGCGGCGGCTTCCCCTATGATGTTGAGTGGCATACACAGATATTTTCCATACCCTCCAAAGACACCAAATGGCCGGAAAACGACCGACCGAATCCGACTATGTACCCGTTTACCGCCTCTGGACCTTATTATTGCATCCTCATTGCCGGAGGCACCCTGGACACAAACGGCGGCCCCAGGATCGACCCCGGTGCTCATATCCTCGATACCGAAAATCGACCGATCCCCGGGCTCTACGGGGCCGGCAACTGTATCGCCGCCCCGATGCCTAACTACATCGCGGGCGGTGCAACCCTGGGCAATGCCCTGACTTTCGGATATGTCGCTGGTTTGAACGCCGCCGAAGAAAAGGTCAAGGAAATCGCTTGA
- a CDS encoding Rieske (2Fe-2S) protein, with protein sequence MLNASTRDVPAGTMIGIESEGKSVLIANIGGKYYAINNICTHMGCTLSNGTLKGNQVQCPCHGSTFDVTTGGLVHGPAKKPEPSYKVTVEDENITVDVP encoded by the coding sequence ATGCTTAACGCCTCGACCCGGGATGTCCCGGCCGGCACTATGATCGGTATCGAATCCGAAGGCAAATCTGTTCTGATTGCCAACATAGGCGGCAAGTATTACGCCATTAATAACATCTGCACCCATATGGGCTGCACTCTGTCTAACGGGACGTTGAAAGGAAACCAGGTTCAATGCCCGTGTCATGGATCGACGTTTGATGTCACTACCGGCGGGCTGGTGCACGGCCCGGCGAAAAAGCCAGAACCATCCTATAAAGTAACGGTCGAAGATGAAAACATCACCGTCGACGTGCCATGA
- a CDS encoding DUF6629 family protein, whose protein sequence is MCFSAVASFAGGTVISGVGVATQREKLKPEQRLFASIPFIFALQQFAEGALWLTLGSGSHGVIQDTATKIFLAVALVAWPSVIPLSIYLMEKVKERKAVLILLIVAGGIVSAFNAYSLVNYQVTAQIQGLHIKYLDNFPSSQGFIPVLYGVSTIVPLFVSSVKRVWILGLAISISLAVSVIFYTQFVTSVWCFFAALLSVMIFWIVRTSRKTLDVKTS, encoded by the coding sequence ATGTGTTTCTCAGCGGTTGCCAGTTTCGCCGGAGGAACAGTGATTTCCGGTGTCGGGGTCGCTACCCAACGTGAAAAGCTGAAGCCGGAGCAACGGCTTTTTGCTAGCATCCCCTTTATTTTTGCTTTACAGCAGTTCGCGGAAGGAGCCCTTTGGCTGACACTCGGATCCGGTAGTCACGGGGTAATTCAAGATACCGCCACAAAGATATTCTTAGCAGTAGCTCTGGTAGCCTGGCCGTCAGTAATCCCGTTGTCGATCTATCTTATGGAGAAGGTAAAAGAGCGCAAGGCGGTTTTGATATTGTTGATTGTTGCCGGAGGGATTGTCTCCGCGTTTAACGCCTACTCTCTGGTGAATTACCAGGTGACGGCTCAAATCCAGGGTTTACACATCAAATACCTCGACAATTTCCCATCATCACAGGGATTTATTCCGGTCCTGTATGGCGTTTCCACGATAGTGCCGCTGTTTGTTTCGTCGGTCAAGCGCGTTTGGATTTTGGGGCTGGCGATATCGATTTCACTGGCGGTGTCGGTGATTTTCTATACACAGTTTGTCACTTCCGTATGGTGCTTCTTTGCGGCTCTATTGAGCGTGATGATTTTTTGGATAGTGCGAACGTCTCGAAAAACACTAGACGTCAAAACAAGTTAA
- a CDS encoding glycerol-3-phosphate acyltransferase, translating into MIWLIIASYFIGSFPTAYLTGRLLGRPDIMTLGDGNGGSQNVARSYGFKYGLMVFIIDSLKGALVIGLASSLVGTLSAMLWAGTVCVLGHTWSVFLGFRGGRGEATAIGVLTTLIPLPMIIAGTFAVGTLIWTKSVIKTSIVMFAPLSPLCWYTGVSKQLTIYSMTLPVILGIIYLIKERQRLAGIVPEPCPETEQPDKKDANSDSF; encoded by the coding sequence ATGATTTGGCTGATAATAGCTAGCTATTTTATCGGCTCATTCCCGACTGCCTACCTGACCGGACGGCTGCTCGGGCGCCCAGACATCATGACTTTGGGCGATGGCAACGGCGGATCCCAGAACGTTGCCCGTTCATATGGATTCAAGTACGGCCTTATGGTATTTATCATCGATTCGCTGAAAGGGGCGCTGGTGATCGGCCTGGCATCATCGCTTGTCGGCACCCTGTCGGCAATGCTATGGGCAGGCACCGTGTGTGTTCTGGGACACACCTGGTCAGTGTTTCTCGGTTTCCGGGGCGGCCGCGGCGAGGCTACCGCGATCGGTGTGTTGACGACACTCATTCCCCTGCCGATGATCATTGCCGGCACATTCGCAGTCGGCACCTTGATCTGGACCAAAAGTGTCATCAAAACGAGTATAGTTATGTTCGCACCGTTGAGCCCTCTGTGCTGGTACACCGGCGTTTCCAAACAATTGACGATTTACTCGATGACTCTGCCGGTAATCCTCGGAATTATCTACCTTATCAAAGAACGGCAAAGACTAGCGGGCATCGTTCCTGAACCCTGCCCTGAAACAGAGCAGCCAGACAAAAAAGATGCCAACTCGGATTCTTTCTAA